DNA from Leptospira mayottensis 200901116:
TAATGGACAATTGCATTTTTTGGAAAAATTTCTAGGAAAGAAGGATCTAAAAGTGCATCATACAGGATAATTTGCGCCTTGGTAAGAATTCGATACGCGCGCAAAGTAAGATCCTCCGGATTTCCCGGCCCGGCTCCGACGAGATAAACCTTGCCGAGTTGAAAATCCTCTCTTGCGTCCGCGTTTAACATGGATTAGGCTCCGACTCCGGTAATCATTCCCGCGCCGACGGTGGAATTGGTTCCTTCGTCCACGAGAATAAAACTTCCGGTGGAACGGTTGATTCTATATTCGTCAAAGCTCACCGGTTTTGCGGTGCGGATTTTAATTTTACCAATTTCGTTCAACGTAAGACCTTTGGATGCGTCCTGTTTTTCATGAGTATCGGGGGCAATCTTGAATTCGATTTCTTTTACCATCGCTTTTACGGAATTGGTCGTTTGACGAAGTAAATATTTATTTCCGGATAATAAAACCTTTGAATCCATCCAACAGATATTAGCTTCCAAATCCTGGGAGACGACAGGAAGATTACCAGACTGAACGATCATGTCTCCTCTGGAAATATCAATCTCGTCTTTTAAACGGATCGTGACTGACATCGGAGGAAACGCTTCTTCCACTTCTCGGTCGTAGGTGTCGATAGCTTCGATCGTACTTGTAAACCCGCTCGGAAGAACGGTGATCGAATCGCCTTTTCTGAAAATTCCGCTGCGAACCTGCCCCGCATATCCTCTATAGTCGTGGTGTTCGTCGGAAAGAGGACGGATCACATATTGAACCGGAAAACGAGCGTCTTCGATATTCTCGTCGCTTTCGATGTAAACCTCTTCGAGATGACTGAGCAATGTGCGTCCTTCGTACCAGGAAAGATTTTCGGATTTATCTACGACGTTATCACCATTGAGAGCGCTGATCGGAATAAATTCAATATCCTTAATATCCAAACGGGACGCGAAGTTCAGATATTCCGCTTTGATTTCTTCGTAACGTGCTTGGGAGAATTCCACTAAGTCCATCTTGTTGATACAAACCACAAGATGAGGAATCCGAAGCATGGAAGCAATGTAAGAATGACGATAAGTCTGTTCGATAACACCTTTGCGTGCGTCGATCAAGATGATCGCCAAATTAGAGTTAGATGCACCTGTTACCATGTTTCGAGTGTATTGAACGTGACCCGGAGCGTCGGCGATGATAAACTTTCTTTTCGGTGTGGAAAAATACTTATAAGCGACGTCGATCGTAATCCCCTGTTCCCTTTCGGCTTTAAGACCGTCGGTGAGAAGAGCAAGATTAATCTGGCCGTTGTTTCCGCGCGCGTTCTTTTCGATTGCTTCGAGTTGATCCTCAAAGATCGATTTGCTGTCGTAGAGAAGTCTTCCGATCAAAGTGGACTTTCCGTCGTCCACGCTTCCTGCTGTAATAAAACGCAATAAATCCATCAGAAATATCCTCCTCTTTTTCTGTCTTCCATAGCGGCTTCGGAACGTT
Protein-coding regions in this window:
- a CDS encoding sulfate adenylyltransferase subunit 1, producing the protein MDLLRFITAGSVDDGKSTLIGRLLYDSKSIFEDQLEAIEKNARGNNGQINLALLTDGLKAEREQGITIDVAYKYFSTPKRKFIIADAPGHVQYTRNMVTGASNSNLAIILIDARKGVIEQTYRHSYIASMLRIPHLVVCINKMDLVEFSQARYEEIKAEYLNFASRLDIKDIEFIPISALNGDNVVDKSENLSWYEGRTLLSHLEEVYIESDENIEDARFPVQYVIRPLSDEHHDYRGYAGQVRSGIFRKGDSITVLPSGFTSTIEAIDTYDREVEEAFPPMSVTIRLKDEIDISRGDMIVQSGNLPVVSQDLEANICWMDSKVLLSGNKYLLRQTTNSVKAMVKEIEFKIAPDTHEKQDASKGLTLNEIGKIKIRTAKPVSFDEYRINRSTGSFILVDEGTNSTVGAGMITGVGA